The following are encoded in a window of Solibacillus sp. FSL R7-0668 genomic DNA:
- a CDS encoding RDD family protein has translation MNSKRPAGFVIRFLASIIDFFIISSLLGIVFYIMNGNYSSEWTNGLTFQLLYTLYLTVLPVLWGGYIIGKRICKIKIKRFNDDENVTILNMIMREVVGKFIVVLATFGLSVIISGLMVIFREDKRGIHDFIGGTYVSRD, from the coding sequence ATGAATTCAAAGAGACCAGCAGGATTTGTTATAAGGTTTTTAGCAAGTATTATTGATTTTTTTATTATTTCGTCACTACTTGGTATCGTGTTTTATATTATGAACGGTAATTATTCTAGTGAATGGACGAATGGATTAACTTTTCAGCTTTTATATACTTTGTATTTGACGGTACTCCCGGTTTTATGGGGCGGCTACATCATCGGTAAGCGAATTTGCAAGATTAAAATCAAACGTTTTAACGACGATGAAAACGTTACAATACTTAATATGATTATGCGAGAAGTGGTTGGTAAATTTATCGTTGTATTGGCTACCTTTGGACTTTCAGTAATAATTAGTGGACTTATGGTTATCTTTCGCGAAGACAAGAGAGGCATTCATGATTTCATTGGTGGAACCTATGTGAGTAGAGACTAA
- a CDS encoding aminoglycoside phosphotransferase family protein: MTETKLYDITKGFSKDKKYVAELNDEKVVVHLFDNQERKEREYAVMKEVYRRGVTCAKPITIETGKMMTSFIEGIDGEEAIHTLSAQQQYDLGVVASADLRKIHTIEASENTWYEGQVAKYRRYIARYQELPLKIEGDTQIMQFIEERIHLMKYRPSVLQHDDFHLPNLIVRDGHYNGVIDFGNFDYGDPVHDFIKLGMFSAELSVPFCKGLLEGYYGGQPSEAFWELYALYLAMSVFSAIVWGQQMEDGANLLQHANRFTADHDGFTRVVPRWYRESIAF; this comes from the coding sequence ATGACCGAAACAAAGCTCTATGATATTACGAAAGGCTTTTCGAAGGATAAAAAATATGTTGCAGAGTTGAATGATGAAAAAGTAGTGGTCCACTTGTTTGATAATCAGGAACGTAAAGAACGAGAATATGCGGTTATGAAAGAGGTATATCGACGTGGTGTAACTTGTGCGAAGCCGATTACAATTGAGACAGGCAAAATGATGACGTCTTTTATAGAAGGAATCGATGGGGAAGAAGCAATACATACACTATCCGCTCAGCAACAGTATGATCTTGGTGTTGTAGCAAGTGCGGACTTACGTAAAATTCATACGATTGAGGCGAGTGAAAATACTTGGTATGAAGGTCAGGTCGCGAAATATCGCCGATACATAGCGCGTTATCAGGAACTGCCATTGAAAATTGAAGGGGATACGCAAATTATGCAGTTTATTGAGGAGCGAATCCATTTGATGAAATACCGCCCGAGTGTATTGCAGCACGATGATTTTCATCTACCGAATTTGATTGTGCGTGATGGGCACTACAACGGCGTTATTGATTTCGGTAACTTTGATTACGGCGATCCTGTGCATGATTTTATCAAGCTTGGGATGTTTAGTGCTGAACTCAGTGTGCCGTTTTGCAAAGGCTTGCTTGAGGGCTATTATGGAGGGCAGCCGAGCGAGGCGTTCTGGGAGCTATACGCACTCTATTTAGCGATGAGTGTGTTTTCGGCTATTGTGTGGGGACAGCAGATGGAGGATGGCGCAAATTTATTACAACATGCCAACCGTTTTACTGCAGACCATGATGGATTTACGCGCGTTGTGCCGAGGTGGTATCGTGAATCGATAGCTTTTTAG